One genomic region from Leptospira tipperaryensis encodes:
- a CDS encoding porin OmpL1 — protein sequence MFQNFIKAGIVFAVIFSTQGVSAKSYAFGSLGMQFDLGQLGGTIEKDGLDAANYYPVTATDGSPGVATRRAVIPENRLQTLENTTAGMINVKHSGAMSGLVFSAGYERDLGKNFFIRIAANYTRKVMGGDTEAKALGFKFYDIVWDYNAVQIPVNFGIKASVSEDTSVYIGGGFHYFKGGWSLSGSNNSGTLHDGLVMLGAPSTIANLVADGTSPSAVWEDVRFSVGGFAPNWLVGAQTRVTEKGYVFMEAETLYSEKLGTGHTQSAGGLVSLAPSPSYPIVLGGTQYRVGYKHEL from the coding sequence ATGTTTCAAAATTTTATTAAAGCGGGGATCGTATTCGCTGTGATCTTCTCAACACAGGGCGTGAGCGCAAAGTCATACGCCTTTGGTAGTCTTGGGATGCAGTTTGATTTGGGCCAGTTAGGTGGAACGATCGAGAAAGATGGTTTGGACGCGGCGAACTATTATCCCGTTACGGCAACCGACGGTTCACCCGGCGTTGCGACTCGAAGAGCAGTGATCCCTGAAAATCGTCTCCAAACACTGGAAAATACTACGGCAGGGATGATCAACGTAAAACATAGTGGGGCGATGTCCGGTCTTGTTTTTTCGGCAGGTTATGAACGCGATCTCGGAAAAAATTTCTTTATTAGAATCGCGGCTAACTATACAAGAAAGGTAATGGGCGGAGATACGGAAGCAAAAGCTCTTGGATTCAAATTCTATGATATAGTTTGGGATTACAATGCGGTTCAGATTCCCGTAAACTTTGGAATCAAAGCCTCCGTTTCCGAAGATACTTCCGTTTATATAGGCGGCGGCTTTCACTATTTCAAAGGTGGATGGAGTTTATCGGGTTCAAACAATTCTGGAACACTACATGACGGATTGGTGATGCTCGGCGCGCCTTCTACGATTGCAAATTTGGTGGCCGATGGAACCTCTCCTTCCGCAGTATGGGAAGACGTACGTTTCAGCGTTGGCGGATTTGCTCCCAACTGGTTGGTCGGTGCACAGACAAGAGTTACAGAAAAAGGTTATGTTTTTATGGAAGCAGAAACTCTTTATTCTGAAAAATTAGGAACCGGTCACACACAATCCGCAGGTGGACTTGTGAGTTTGGCTCCGTCTCCTTCCTATCCGATTGTATTGGGTGGAACTCAATATCGTGTCGGATACAAACACGAACTCTAA
- the ilvC gene encoding ketol-acid reductoisomerase: MANIYYDADCDLSSLKGKTIAVIGYGSQGHAQAQNMKDSGLKVIIGLKEGSKSVQDAKNAGFEVYSVAEASQKADIIQILAPDTIQADLYKKDIEPNLKKGDALVFSHGFNIHYDFIQPPKDVDVYMVAPKGPGHLVRRVYTEGGGVPCLIAIYQDSTGEAKKRALAHAAGVGGGRAGILETSFREETETDLFGEQVVLCGGLSNLIMAGFETLTEAGYDPEIAYFECLHEVKLITDLIYEGGLARMRFSISDTAEYGDYVSGPRVIDAGVKQRMKEVLNDIQKDKGAKFANNWMAETKAGYPNFKNMREKNAAHPIESVGKKLRSMMKWLSK; the protein is encoded by the coding sequence ATGGCAAATATTTATTACGACGCCGATTGTGATTTAAGTTCACTCAAAGGTAAAACCATTGCAGTGATCGGCTACGGAAGCCAGGGACACGCCCAGGCTCAAAACATGAAGGATTCCGGACTCAAAGTTATTATCGGTCTGAAAGAAGGATCCAAATCAGTACAGGACGCGAAAAACGCCGGTTTCGAAGTATATAGCGTCGCGGAAGCTTCTCAAAAAGCAGACATCATTCAAATTTTAGCGCCGGATACGATTCAGGCGGATCTTTACAAAAAAGACATCGAACCGAATCTGAAAAAAGGCGATGCGCTCGTTTTCTCTCACGGGTTTAACATTCATTACGATTTTATCCAACCTCCAAAAGATGTGGATGTTTACATGGTGGCTCCGAAAGGACCAGGTCACCTTGTAAGAAGAGTTTACACCGAAGGTGGCGGAGTTCCTTGTTTGATCGCAATCTATCAAGATTCTACGGGAGAAGCTAAGAAAAGAGCTCTCGCACACGCTGCCGGAGTAGGCGGGGGACGCGCTGGGATTTTAGAAACTTCTTTCCGCGAAGAAACCGAAACGGATCTTTTCGGAGAACAAGTCGTTCTCTGCGGAGGTCTTTCGAACTTGATCATGGCGGGATTTGAAACTTTGACGGAAGCGGGTTACGATCCTGAGATCGCATACTTTGAATGTCTTCACGAAGTAAAATTGATCACCGATTTGATCTACGAAGGCGGTCTCGCAAGAATGAGATTCTCCATTTCCGACACTGCGGAATACGGAGATTACGTCAGCGGTCCTCGAGTGATCGACGCAGGCGTAAAACAAAGAATGAAAGAAGTTCTTAACGATATTCAAAAAGATAAGGGCGCAAAATTTGCAAACAACTGGATGGCCGAAACAAAAGCAGGTTATCCAAACTTTAAGAATATGAGAGAAAAAAATGCGGCTCACCCGATCGAATCGGTCGGTAAAAAATTGAGAAGTATGATGAAATGGTTATCTAAATAA
- a CDS encoding caspase family protein — MKSKLSAISVCLILFFATDAFAQKRYGLIFGSNYTGNKAGIPELNLCEADAKYLNDEIRRVGNFDEVKIILGKDVTKDNIEKEIKALGKKAGDDDTVLLYFSGHGAFQRDASAKNGMRNLIICYDRPHLQDDELNKYLEKVKSPKTVFIFDCCFSGGIAKKGKATRGSADVPIPDGSNGTVKQDSEDFFFQDKAIISSADDNQTAIEVGGSINHGIFTYNFGRALSTADLNKDNVVTALEAFFKSKDETVQMAKKFQHEQVPQISGNASGIFLSGKKNPEPPKPVDPPKPPPPSVEPDTDPVKPDPVQPVVTPQEPPVVPTNERGDLVLKTTIIQDRAYGLSDLPPDVLIFAKKKRKGNRNVKVFIDDQEFTSSVSASPSNFWGAVKRQGQLIPGNIYTINLSKVPAGVHKITIKADDYPEIQETFAVLPNKKNELAINASMSGFGAIQGKVFYKTLDNPVINQPIFMPTISSVTGIQKLNTDSEGNFWFTNLKPGDYEIKASFAEDLNLNNSMISVREGDVTKVDVILNVKMPSTKTKY; from the coding sequence TTGAAATCCAAGCTATCGGCAATCAGCGTCTGTTTGATTTTATTTTTTGCAACGGATGCATTTGCACAAAAAAGATACGGGCTCATTTTCGGTTCGAACTATACCGGAAATAAAGCAGGAATTCCGGAACTCAATCTTTGCGAAGCAGATGCAAAGTATTTGAACGATGAAATTCGAAGAGTCGGAAATTTCGACGAGGTAAAAATTATCCTCGGTAAAGACGTAACAAAGGATAATATTGAAAAAGAGATCAAAGCCTTAGGAAAAAAAGCGGGCGATGATGACACCGTTCTTCTTTATTTCTCAGGTCATGGTGCCTTTCAAAGAGACGCGTCCGCAAAAAACGGAATGAGAAACTTGATCATCTGTTATGATCGGCCTCACCTCCAGGACGATGAGTTAAACAAATACTTAGAAAAAGTAAAATCTCCTAAAACGGTATTTATCTTTGACTGTTGTTTTTCAGGCGGTATCGCTAAGAAAGGGAAGGCAACCAGAGGTTCGGCCGATGTTCCGATTCCTGACGGAAGCAACGGAACTGTAAAACAAGATTCCGAAGACTTTTTCTTTCAAGACAAAGCGATCATTTCTTCGGCGGACGATAACCAAACTGCGATCGAAGTCGGTGGAAGTATCAACCACGGTATTTTTACTTATAACTTCGGTAGAGCTCTGAGTACCGCCGACTTAAACAAAGATAACGTTGTTACCGCTTTAGAAGCCTTCTTCAAATCCAAAGATGAAACGGTTCAGATGGCGAAGAAGTTTCAGCACGAGCAGGTTCCGCAAATTTCAGGAAACGCGTCGGGAATTTTTCTTTCCGGTAAAAAGAATCCGGAACCTCCGAAGCCGGTCGATCCTCCAAAACCTCCGCCTCCATCTGTGGAACCGGATACCGATCCTGTGAAACCTGATCCAGTTCAACCAGTAGTAACTCCGCAAGAACCTCCCGTGGTTCCTACAAATGAAAGAGGGGATCTGGTTTTGAAAACGACGATCATTCAAGATCGTGCTTACGGACTTTCCGATCTTCCTCCGGATGTTTTGATCTTTGCGAAGAAGAAAAGAAAAGGAAATCGTAACGTAAAAGTCTTTATCGACGATCAAGAATTTACTTCTTCAGTTTCCGCTTCTCCATCTAATTTTTGGGGTGCGGTAAAAAGACAGGGGCAGCTGATTCCGGGAAATATTTATACGATCAATTTGAGCAAGGTGCCTGCCGGTGTTCATAAGATTACGATCAAGGCGGATGATTATCCCGAGATCCAAGAGACTTTTGCCGTTCTTCCAAATAAGAAGAACGAACTTGCGATCAACGCTTCGATGAGCGGTTTTGGAGCGATTCAGGGAAAGGTTTTTTACAAGACCTTGGACAACCCTGTGATCAATCAGCCGATTTTTATGCCGACGATCTCCAGCGTTACCGGGATTCAAAAATTGAATACGGACAGCGAAGGAAATTTTTGGTTCACAAATCTCAAGCCTGGCGATTACGAAATCAAGGCTTCTTTTGCAGAGGATCTGAATCTCAACAATTCGATGATCAGTGTAAGAGAAGGCGATGTTACAAAGGTGGATGTAATTCTCAATGTGAAGATGCCTTCTACCAAAACGAAATACTAA